ataaaatatatggtTTAATGAATCGATTAGGTGCTagcaatttattttctatgaattattttatatactcTTAAGCACAAATTCCTTAATCTACATCTCTATAAAAAGACTATTTAAATTCCAATGAGTCTCCTATCTTAATTGTTGAATATGGAGATAATTATATATGTACTGAATTTCTATTCCAAGCTAAGTAGCAAGTAGAATTCTATCCAAAGACATTTGAATTATCAAACCATAAAGAACAATCTGAAGGttaaaatggattaattaaattgactGATACTAAATAGCCAAAATATACAACTATTTCATTAAGATCATCTgagtaatatattttaaccTTTGCGACTTCACATGATATACACCATTCATCGTTTAGTTTTCTATCACAATTGCATTTTGGAATCTAAAGATTATTTCTGCAAATCTAGCAATTATCCTATGATATGCATTCATCACATGGGCATTTCTGGCAATCTTCAtataattcatcatcataataaCCTTTCAAACAAGAACAATCAATAGAGTTTCTATTACCTCCTCTGCATTTAACACATTAAGTTGAATTTATACAACTTAAACATTTATGTAGACATTTTTCGcatttttactaatttttataataaccGTTAGGACATTCTCCTAAACAATATCCATTTTCATTTAAGTTGAATAACGCTGCacaattaatacaattattgtTCCCATATGTATAACATCCATTGCATTCTATTGAACATGGCAAACATccatttttatcttaatattattaatgatcaCATTGTAAAACACACGTATAATTGTCAAGATCATGTAAATAGTCACTAGGACActaaaataaacattaattttagtagGTATATGTGGTTGAAGGACATTCATTAGAACATTTGTTCTCAATAGGATTAGAATAGGATTAATCTGGACAAGATTccaaacattaattttagaatagatAATATCCCATTTTACATGAGTAACAAACAATTTGATTTGAACAACTCAAACATTAATAAGGGCATTATTCACATATGAAATTGTTTGAACCATAATAGCCATTAGGACATTATATAGCGCAAAtagattcaaattaatatgtattaataggacaattttaatagcatatattttagaataggAATGTCTCACAAGATTCAACACACTTTTTAGTTTTCAAGTCTTTGATAGATGTACATTGTTAATCACATTGGTTATCTTCTAGAAAATAATTGGTATCACATTCTGTACAGTAGTTCAATTCATTACAAGCCAGACATTCGAGTTTACAATGCTAACAAATGGCATTTCCATAATAACCCTTAGGGCATTATTCTAAACACATGTTTTAATGTGTAATCAAATTGCAAGTAGCTAGACAAGTGTGATTCATAATATATGTGTTAGGAGGACACTCAGACAAACAAATCCGATTGACAGTATCTTCATATGGTAATGATAATGGACAATGAAGGACACACTCACCATTAAATAGGTAATAAAGATTGCTACATTTTAGACATTCAGATTCACTCAAGCACACATCGCATCTCTCAGGACaatcaaaacaaaaattattatattacaCAGTTTTTATTGGACAATCTAATAGACAATTTTACTAATATTCGTAAGTATCATTAGGACATTGTGAGTAGCAATGATctagatattaatattcttaatttgtgCATAATTCTACACATTCATGTTTGATATCGTTGTACATAATTAAACAAAGTGAATCACAAATGCCATCATTTAGATAAGATCCAACTTTACATTTAATACAACCAAAAGAATTACACTCCAAACAATTATTGGAGCAATTGAAACACtcagtattttattaataagtttGAGATGGACAAATATCCACACACTGTTTATCATATAAGAAATGATTACACTTTTAAACACATTAATTTTGTTCTAAGTATTAATCACTTTTACACTAAAACACACACTTCTGGTTTAGAGAATCATAAAGGTAAGGACATGTCTATGTacatatttgattattatctaaataataaccTTAAGTACATGAATAACATTCATCATTATTTGGACCAAAACAAGCTGAGCATTATATGTGACAATCAATACATTGTTgatcttattaaaatgtcGAAGCAGGACAACTTTAAATGCATTTAGacttataatgaaattaaattggatCTGATGGACAGTTTTCAACACActgattttcaaattcaaataaatctgGATTGCAAGCTTCAAcacaaattaaattctttctaTCAGTTTTTTTGAGATTACATATTGGATAACACCAATTGTCTTCTAAAAATAAGCCTGCCTTACACTTTGAACAAAATGTTATTGATTAACATTCAGTGCATTCAAAAGGACACTATCTACAAAAGGAATTCTCATTGTAGAAACCAGTTGGACAAGATTGAACACAttaatcatctaatttaacGATACAATCAAATAGGCAAAATCTTCTATTATAGGATTCCTAATGATATAACCCCAATGGACATTTAGTAACACAACTTCTTGAAATTGGAtccatatataaatattagttGGAGCAATAATTTACGCAAGAATCCTGTTCTAGGTAAAAATTAATCGAACATTCAGAACAAGAATTAGATGATGTACACTTAGTGCATTTTGGATCGCATAAAAAGCATTTTCCGTTATCTAAGTAAAAGCCATCTTGTATTTTAGTAAGACATTCTTATTCACAAACAAATTAACCAAGAGAACATTGGAGAACGCATTATTTGTAATctcttataataaatttagatccACAATTATCAACACAAGCTTTATCATCTTggtcataataattatcacaTGTTTGTTAGCATGAGTGATCATTTAAGTAAAATCCATCTATACAAGAATAGCATTCTGAAAAGGTTGGTCCAAAACAAGttaaacattataaattacaattttgaCAAGTATCGTTGTCTAAATACGTAAATTTAGGACATTGCTTCAAACAATTCTATCCATATTGAAAATAACCTGAATCACATTGAAGTTAACAATTTACATTTTAGATTACTAAATTAACAGGACAAGCAGCTTTACATTAATGATCGATTAGATCATAAAAGGAAGGGCAAGTTAGTTCACAAGTTTGGCCATTGAGAAAATAAGGAGATTCACATTCTAAACAATTTCCATTATTAGGTCCATAACATTCTTTACAAATTGAATCACAAGGATAACAATCTCGATCTAATAAATAGGATTTAGAAAGGCAGTTGTCAAcacattattttttattcgcAATTTCGTATCTCTATAAAAAGGAAGGACAAGAATCAAAGCAAAGCTTCTTAggtaaatataaaaatgatgaacATAATGCTACACAtgtttaatcttaaatatttccATAAGGAATCTGATCTGGACAATCTAAGTAACAGGTTGTctcatataaataataccCTATATCGCATTTATTACATTGTGTTACATCTCTTCCAAAACAAACTGAACAAGGAGATGCACAGCTAATGCAGGCTAAACCATCTTGATAGGTCTAAGATGGACAAGAGGAAACACAAATATTAGAATAGTAATATTCTGGACATGTTTCCTTACATCCATAGTGACCattagttaattattataaaaatgaatctaTGGGACAGAATTAAACACATCTTCGATTGATCAAATCTTCAATGACATTAGGTTCTATTAAACAAGAGTCACTGCATAAAGTTTCTTGATCTATGAAATACCCAGCAACACAACTCAAACATTCACTCTAACTACTTCCAAAACAAGTAGCACAGCCAGTATAACATTCTTAACAAATTTTGGATCCTACTTCATTAAATGTACCAATGGGACATGCAACTGTATAACAAGCATTTTTTTATAAGTATCTGTATGAAATGGTCTAGCAATAATCAACACAATATCCATCTTCAGAAAATCCAGATGAGCATGAAGCAACACACTATTTATTCACTACATCTTTTAAGGGAGCTTCATCTGGACATTCCATAAAACAACTAGTTCCATATTTAAATGCAGTAGGAATACATTCTTAACAATTTGATGAAGAAGAGGAACTACATATTGTACAAAGGGATGAGCAGAGTtcacaatattaataatcagtTCTTTGCAAACAAAATGTCTCTATAGGTTATTGAGTATAACATTCATCTCTAAATTAGAATGTCTCAAATAAACATGTTAGTCCACATACGGTTATTTAATGGTTTAAGATTAATGACATACCTGAAGATTGCTTTGATTCAAGGGGACATTCTTCCACACATCTCcagtttatttaatcatactTAAGACTCCCACAATCTTGTACACATTCATTACTTAGTAAATAGGAATTCTAATAACAAGCCAGACAATCATTAGAATTTGGACCTTAACATTATTTGCATTAAGAATGGCAATCTTCACATTAGTAGTTGATACAGAATGCAGAAACACCagaaatattttcataacaTTGTCCTCTCCATACATATAAATAAGTAGCATATAATTATCCACACTATTCAACACAAGCATATAAGTTGTTTGTAGAATCTGCAATTGTGTATCCTGAAGAACATTCTGTTTCACAATGCCAATTCATATAGTTTTTGAAACTTTATCCACAAGTTGTTAAACAGGTTGAtccttttaaaaataacaaaggTTAGCATTAAGTACAAATATAAGACTGATCTATACAAGTTGCACAAGAGACTAAACATGGTTTACATAAAAGAGATTATAGATTACCATAATATCCATCGTCACATGGATACACACATCTTGTATTGTCATTCTAATGGAGGAAAGACTAGTATATTTAATCGGCTTCTATTTCCCCACATTTCCTTTAAAAGCATTCTGCTATTTAGTAACCAAACAAGTCATCATTCCAAAATGTAAGTTCATCCGGGTTGCATTAATCCTTACAACTGGAGAGAGACTTTGTTTTTAGAGCGAATCTTGGGAAACAACTGATTTTGCATACATCATTTTCAAAtggatatttattaatgcaaGTTTTGCATATggtattattttaacaagAATTGCATAATTAAGGACAGTATTTCCAAGAATACAGTGTTGTACTGACTCCTTCtatctcaattattttactctCTAAAAAGTATTCACTGACAGAGCTAACACTTTTACATATTCCATCTTGAGCTTAGTATCCATCATAACAAGATTGTACACATATGTCACCCtatgttaataaatttgatggaCATTTTAATTCACATTTCCAAATCTTAGAATTATGGTAGATAAATAGATTGTCTCTTTCTTCAGAACAATTTTACAAGCACATCCCAAGATAAGGAGTAAAATACATCCCTTCATAACAACCTAAACATTATCTATAAGTTGTTCCAAAACAATATTTGCATGAAGGATGGCAAATCAATGGCTAATTTGGAGCATATTTAGAGGCTAATAGGGGTCTGCAACCTACAGACTTACCCACTTCCTTTTAACTACCAGATAGACAAGTGTATCCAAGGTCTATTTCATCAGCTTGACAATCAGGAGTTAGCGAACAAACTAAATCAGGTTCTTTTCCTCCATCTACTGGACAAGGGTGATTGAATATATACTTATATGGACAATCCTTAACacatttatttatgtaattgAATCTGTCTGCTTTGTTTTTAAAACATGTTGATACACAAATCTTCAATTCTGTTAAGTAATATGAATCCTTACACTCAAAACATAGTCctgaataataagaatatttgcATGACAGAACCTAACTACCAGCACATTCatattttgtattatatAAGTTAGAACTACACAATCGTGCTCGTTATACAGATGTGAGTATTTAACTTTTTACAATGTCAGTTGTCTAACATAATACTACATCTTTTCCTGAGCATGGATAAATAGATACTCTATTCAACTATGTTTATATTTGACATATTCCTTAAGAAAGAATTGCATTTTTATCACATTCAACACAATTGCCTCCACTTTATCTCAAACATAATGCTATTGGAATTGGTTTACAATATCcattctctaatttatatCCTGCAGGACATTCATAAATGTTAATATCATCTAATGGATCTTATTCTTTGCAATAATGTGTCTATGATTTGCAGAATGCACAATATAGTCCTGCAAATAGTTTACAGTCTCCTGAGGATTCAGAGATGCCATATCCATTAAAAATCCTTAAATCTTGAATATCAATCACCTCTTAACCTCTACTTTCCAATAATAATGGGCcaattaataaacttttataccatttgaaattgtaaatttattacaaatataCCATCTAATCATCAATGTAGatcttcatcatctttaCAGAATTGGTTGCCTTAAAGTATTGATTTCTCGATATTTCTAATATCCCTATCGTAATATGTTTCCATTAATTGGGACTCAAATCCCcaatgtttatttaattatcgtTTTAGTATACCATAAAAGCatagttttaattaacaCCAAATCCTAGACttattagttttataaattcatcaGTAAATGAAATTAGCTTAAAATTTGACACTATTTATTAAGGCTTCATCCAAAATATAATACTAAATGAATCCATTTTATCCTAAAAGTCATACAGAATTCTAGTATCtttataaatgtttaaaCCTATAATCCCactatattcaatattagtTTGCTATCTCAGTTTTacattgataaattaagaatcaataattaatcctTCACTCTAGTATGGCTTCAGAGAATACTTCAAGTCTATTTAATCCTAAACATATATTTCCTTGTCCATTGTTGCCCATCCATtgatatattcaaaattagcGACATACACACAGGCTTTGTAGtcttctattttttgaaataattattcatttgttaTCCTAGAATGTACAccaaatctaaaatttaacctataatttaaattgctatTACATACTTTTATGATGGCAACGCATCCAAAACCTATTGGAGTTGATAATTGTAAGTGCTAAAaagttttaaattcaaaaatgcaTCCCCACTCGTCTAATCTATTGAGATCAAAAGATAATTCCAGTACCCTATAAAAAAATCCTTTTAtctctaatattatttatatttactaATCCACCAGTATGCTCATCACTTCTGGATTgactttttcatttaaaacatacaatgaataatttgatgacTCAAGATTAAAGTAAACCATCAGATTAATATACTATGATAGTAAATGCCATTACAGAATCAATATCGTAACCATCTAAAAAGGCGAACAGTATTTGTTTACCTGGTAATCTCATTTTTGAATAGACCATAAACCACAAGCGAAAGGTAATTTTATCCAAGTTAGTATTTTAACCATAATTGGAAAGTTTTTCGTAAAAATACTATGAGCCTATAAATCCATTATCACctagataatattaatttaatacctTTATCGAGTTATTTGCAGTTCATCTTTTTTGAGGCTGGGCcttgaagaattaatttatattgagtTACTGCTAACCAAAATAAGAGAGTAATgctgattaaattaatcattatcaaaattaatctaaaataatcaaaatttgaagaatttaaataatttagagagTGAGAGGATGTTTAAATCGGAAAAAAATAagacaatttaaaaaaatatactttGGATTATGAACtcatttagtttaattagaatatatattttttgaatttattttaaaatattagcaattttataataccgaacaataaaagatttattagaaattaataaaaatatctatattgctattatagtttaaattttttcatagtgataatagaaataaatgctttatagattatttaattaatgtcaatttattttcatctaaCATACATCTTTTATTGCTGAGGATGATTTATTTTGCTATCTTCATTTACattgttaaaattttattattgttgtttcgtcatttaataattgataattttggCATTGTTATTTTGAAGAGGATGGGGTATTTGTTGTAATTCTGTTCTTTGATGAAATTGTCTATTGCTTTAGTCGCTGTTATCAAGATTTACTGGAGATGTGGCATAATGCTAGGCTTTGGAATCCAGAATAGCTTATTgttcatcaaaaatattttggtCTCTCTCTGATTTCAATCTCTCATCGAGGATTTACTCATAGAAGGTGTCTCCCCAATCTCTCTGTCCATTTTCTCTTTTCCCTTATTGCATCATTTCAATCTTCTATAGGACATTGCCTTCTCTTGCTATTTCCTTGAACTCCCTCCTCcatttgatgattttatcAGTTTCAgttgaataaaattcatGCAGTACTGCATTGATCaccaaatcaaatataaacaCAATGCAGTTAAGTAGTGcgataatcaaataaaaggTGGGAGATTGAATTAGGTAGATAGGCGTAAACTCTGAGTAGGTTCCTCTAAAGTAGTTGGAGACAAAAAAGTATGCGATGTAAATTCCAACAGAAAATAAGAGAAGTGTGATCACATTAACGCAAGTCCAGAATTTAGTGTAAAGtgcaattttaatatcaacaATCTAGGAGATAagtgaaataaaaatacaaaaatgatTGCAGTATATGCTGTGATCGAAAGGGTAGCAAAACCAGCATTTTATCCTTCGATATTAACAAATTCTGTATCAAAGCAGGCATATGTAATGAAGAAGACAAATACTCCATGGATAAATCCTTGGCCCCACcagaatataaaattggaTAGGGTGAATATAGTTTACTTTTGGCCAACCGAATAAAGCAGAGGGAACTTACCTTTAAGATATTGAGttgatttcttataaatGTCAGTGTAGTCTTGATTTCTTACATTGATTTTGTAATAGACACTCCTATCCAAGGTGGCTCTGGCAATCAAAGGAAGGGAAGTAAAGAACAAATTATAGAAGGTGATATACCAGTCATCAAAATAGGTTTAGGCACTATAGGCACTATAAAAAGAGAACAAAAACTAAGGAACAGTGAAAATCATGTTCTTGTAGAAGAAGTAGAGAATCATTTCTGAAATTCTGATGTATGACCAATTGCCATGTATTAACAAGAGTTTCCACAAGAATCTAAATTCTCCTAAAGCATAATCACTACTTTGGACAGCTCTCATTCCTTCATTGCCATATAAACCTAT
This window of the Paramecium tetraurelia macronuclear, complete genome genome carries:
- a CDS encoding Extracellular matrix-like protein, with product MINLISITLLFWLAVTQYKLILQGPASKKMNCKQLDKGDNGFIGSQYFYEKLSNYGQNTNLDKITFRLWFMVYSKMRLPGKQILFAFLDGYDIDSYINLMVYFNLESSNYSLYVLNEKVNPEVMSILVDQQKDFFIGYWNYLLISIDQTSGDAFLNLKLFSTYNYQLQQVLDALPSQKLNFRFGVHSRITNEQLFQKIEDYKACVYVANFEYINGWATMDKEIYVQDQIDLKYSLKPYQSEGLIIDSQFINVKLRQQTNIEYSGIIGLNIYKDTRILYDFQDKMDSFSIIFWMKPQQIVSNFKLISFTDEFIKLISLGFGVNQNYAFMVYQNDNQINIGDLSPNQWKHITIGILEISRNQYFKATNSVKMMKIYIDDQMVYLQQIYNFKWYKSLLIGPLLLESRGQEVIDIQDLRIFNGYGISESSGDCKLFAGLYCAFCKSQTHYCKEQDPLDDINIYECPAGYKLENGYCKPIPIALCLRQSGGNCVECDKNAILSQGICQIQTQLNRVSIYPCSGKDVVLCQTTDIVKSQILTSVQRARLCSSNLYNTKYECAGSQVLSCKYSYYSGLCFECKDSYYLTELKICVSTCFKNKADRFNYINKCVKDCPYKYIFNHPCPVDGGKEPDLVCSLTPDCQADEIDLGYTCLSGSQKEVGKSVGCRPLLASKYAPNQPLICHPSCKYCFGTTYRQCLGCYEGMYFTPYLGMCLQNCSEERDNLFIYHNSKIWKCELKCPSNLLTQGDICVQSCYDGYQAQDGICKSVSSVSEYFLESKIIEIEGVSTTLYSWKYCPQLCNSCQNNTICKTCINKYPFENDVCKISCFPRFALKTKSLSSCKDQCNPDELTFWNDDLFGYQIAECFQRKCGEIEADQIYQSFLHQNDNTRCVYPCDDGYYGNLQSLLCKPCLVSCATCIDQSYICTQCQPLLFLKGSTCLTTCGQSFKNYMNWHCETECSSGYTIADSTNNLYACVEQCGQLYATYLYVWRGQCYENISGVSAFCINYQCEDCHSQCKQCQGPNSNDCLACYQNSYLLSNECVQDCGSLKYDQINWRCVEECPLESKQSSGMSLILNHQITVCGLTCLFETFQFRDECYTQQPIETFCLQRTDYQYCELCSSLCTICSSSSSSNCQECIPTAFKYGTSCFMECPDEAPLKDVVNKQCVASCSSGFSEDGYCVDYCQTISYRYLQKNACYTVACPIGTFNEVGSKICQECYTGCATCFGSSQSECLSCVAGYFIDQETLCSDSCLIEPNVIEDLINRRCVQFCPIDSFLQQLTNGHYGCKETCPEYYYSNICVSSCPSQTYQDGLACISCASPCSVCFGRDVTQCNKCDIGYYLYETTCYLDCPDQIPYGNIQDQTCVALCSSFLYLPKKLCFDSCPSFLQRYEIANKKQCVDNCLSKSYLLDRDCYPCDSICKECYGPNNGNCLECESPYFLNGQTCELTCPSFYDLIDHQCKAACPVNLVIQNVNCQLQCDSGYFQYGQNCLKQCPKFTYLDNDTCQNCNLQCLTCFGPTFSECYSCIDGFYLNDHSCQQTCDNYYDQDDKACVDNCGSKFIIRDYKQCVLQCSLGQFVCEQECLTKIQDGFYLDNGKCFLCDPKCTKCTSSNSCSECSINFYLEQDSCVNYCSNQYLYMDPISRSCVTKCPLGLYHQESYNRRFCLFDCIVKLDDQCVQSCPTGFYNENSFCRQCPFECTECQSITFCSKCKAGLFLEDNWCYPICNLKKTDRKNLICVEACNPDLFEFENQCVENCPSDPIQFHYKSKCIQSCPASTFQQDQQCIDCHIQCSACFGPNNDECYSCTQGYYLDNNQICTQTCPYLYDSLNQKCVFQCKSDQYLEQNQCVQKCNHFLYDKQCVDICPSQTYQQNTECFNCSNNCLECNSFGCIKCKVGSYLNDGICDSLCLIMYNDIKHECVELCTNQEYQYLDHCYSQCPNDTYEYQQNCLLDCPIKTVQYNNFCFDCPERCDVCLSESECLKCSNLYYLFNGECVLHCPLSLPYEDTVNRICLSECPPNTYIMNHTCLATCNLITHQNMCLEQCPKGYYGNAICQHCKLECLACNELNYCTECDTNYFLEDNQCDQQCTSIKDLKTKKCVESCETFLFQNICYQNCPINTYQFESICAIQCPNGYYGSNNFICEQCPYQCLSCSNQIVCYSCKMGYYLFQNQCLESCPDQSYSNPIENKCSNECPSTTYTYQNQCLFQCPSDYLHDLDNYTCVLQCDHQQYQDKNGCLPCSIECNGCYTYGNNNCINCAALFNLNENGYCLGECPNGYYKNQQKCEKCLHKCLSCINSTQCVKCRGGNRNSIDCSCLKGYYDDELYEDCQKCPCDECISQDNCQICRNNLQIPKCNCDRKLNDEWCISCEVAKVKIYYSDDLNEIVVYFGYLVSVNLINPFQPSDCSLWFDNSNVFGQNSTCYLAWNRNSVHIQLSPYSTIKIGDSLEFKQSFYRDVDQGICAQEYIKQFIENKLLAPNRFIKPYILFDVPQYVSSCKQIEIRQILISGTAFKIQTVISWQLHPIENEDYYLSMDSFLATQKNEIIIPINTLQPNLRYLITAKYINIFQRVNYTTFSFNTIPTQTPYVYLTYQPLTANIYIFDCHITFSDIEGDQNVQIDITDSSVQDQIYISLKQPINSIRKIPLDETFLPKQVHLLFIAKTQSYIIQEVLILKSKPIEVSLLQKNRFIGQDDQINARAFDKNIQDEIMSTKGIQYQWLCTNLHDLQPCKSEENKILEFASRRIINIQTETQNSTLVFYVRASKDNRWTIKEQLIVQLDLNIEEEFVINSNQPTDYVNLNSEITILLKQSQTYAFIIQNHKVLKQIKITDASLKFRMAEITEDSKHPIYIYLVPGSDSFGFKINEIPNTFKFSIEPKVGQSLDYFNYTIDIINSDQIASVYYYVEYQTFQNDLNAKSLLNGIPLIFNSQNTSGQFQIPNGISDNPIWIVCQIESNQGAQIFQWTEVTVQRRTYEMDSLFQDLGNLVNFSNLQSIHTMISLINEEDKQVCLKQCSGVGTCVDQKCLCPPGYYFKDCSGNKTQFENFNHLIFKSIQALVVKDVTNNEQFKLYSQAVLYFQQYTDIISKTSIDKCLKVLMNYIINLNSRMEQINQYSINIQYQQTNQFSYSQIDTRQILSKLDMRNAILSTEFIWNIALSISNSSNYQIMHHLNDFFLHIIDLSFLALLPNEKFEISMSTLNLVIQRSVNIQNLSSHRFLQQDVSLDYYDIVQAVYISNFYSYDGYYPYPNQMYPLYDYMIRQQNRYQNIEISTPITYKFEIRNDTTNLVCISRNPKTYEWTKDNCYLSIINSSYFCICSKIEPVTICNDYQYLYQGSIPQYLKLPNFIFIFYFFQLSLLALVIYKSQYGEIQQLTKSNKFGIVIKLRKFQSIRMMFNNQQPSPIDQNRIYPENDFVKETEQNIHEKEKNKFSVNYFWVLKFYLNRITIFLLVQYLRVSFILVVFRMYNLQFLNGISNLQQARFSQFFTSHMIFKFTFCQQPQLQVEQTKSSGRQDIKFNFQKQFKYFEYMKSILTLNLVKMILFVFAISTFIIGLYLYFWISDQTELVSFYCNSQILSYTISNLIDFLFLDVIIFFTNKYLGETKKKLIKKKIQEFKQAMSSIK